A region of Pyxidicoccus parkwaysis DNA encodes the following proteins:
- a CDS encoding nucleoside-diphosphate sugar epimerase/dehydratase: MLFLDALLTTASLCAAMMLRFEGLPPARWQTAIIHGLPMLLLVRLGMLGGFGLHRWSFRGAGLSEAGRLVAANLVATIAFEALRSFFFFDRLPRAVVAIELLFTTALMGAHRFAPRLVRQWYLDRQRSRASGTQWALIVGAGSAGDLLLRDLLSTRYGPWHVVGFVDDDPAKHGTHLNGKPVLGPIDALPDLVRKHRVTQVLIAIPRLPSERIRRILDLCRDQGVRFKLIPASFVYLDQRITAAMLHDLSPEHLLPREAITFDREEARKLVTGRRILVTGGAGSIGSEIARQVAEHGPASLVLLDINENELYLLVRQLQERHPELPVSALVGDIRDLDRLMRVGREHAPQYVFHAAAHKHVPLMEDAPEEAIKNNVFGTLNVALMADACGVERFVLISTDKAVHPTSVMGASKRLAEMVIRDVAARSSTAFTAVRFGNVLGSAGSVVPIFKQQISRGGPVTVTHPDCTRYFMTIPEAVGLVVLAGLGGYGELCILDMGAPVRISELAENTISLAGLVPGRDIPIVYTGLRPGEKLEETLLSEEEERTQQVRNHIKVARGSAPPRDFQARLAQLERAARTGDVEAVIRVLRRLIPTYTPARQASPNHVKDEAPQPFDAR; encoded by the coding sequence ATGCTGTTCCTGGACGCACTGCTGACCACGGCCTCGCTCTGCGCCGCGATGATGCTGCGCTTCGAGGGCCTGCCCCCCGCGCGGTGGCAGACGGCCATCATTCACGGGCTGCCGATGCTGCTCCTCGTGCGCCTGGGGATGCTCGGCGGGTTCGGCCTGCACCGCTGGTCCTTCCGCGGGGCCGGGCTCAGCGAGGCCGGACGCCTCGTGGCGGCGAACCTCGTCGCCACCATCGCCTTCGAGGCGCTGCGCTCGTTCTTCTTCTTCGACCGGCTCCCCCGCGCGGTGGTGGCCATCGAGCTCCTCTTCACCACGGCACTGATGGGTGCCCACCGCTTCGCACCACGGCTGGTCCGGCAGTGGTACCTGGACCGCCAGCGCTCGCGCGCGAGCGGCACGCAGTGGGCGCTCATCGTCGGGGCGGGCAGCGCGGGAGACCTGTTGCTGAGAGATTTGCTGAGTACGCGCTACGGCCCCTGGCACGTGGTGGGCTTCGTGGATGACGACCCGGCGAAGCACGGCACGCACCTCAACGGCAAGCCGGTCCTGGGCCCCATCGACGCGCTGCCGGACCTGGTGCGCAAGCACCGGGTGACGCAGGTGCTCATCGCCATCCCCCGCCTGCCGTCCGAGCGCATCCGGCGCATCCTGGACCTGTGTCGCGACCAGGGCGTGCGCTTCAAGCTCATCCCCGCGTCCTTCGTGTACCTGGACCAGCGAATCACCGCGGCGATGCTGCACGACCTCAGCCCGGAGCACCTGCTGCCGCGCGAGGCCATCACCTTCGACCGCGAGGAGGCACGGAAGCTCGTCACCGGCCGCCGCATCCTCGTCACCGGCGGCGCGGGCTCCATCGGCAGCGAAATCGCGAGGCAGGTGGCCGAGCATGGCCCCGCGTCGCTGGTGCTGCTGGACATCAACGAGAACGAGCTCTACCTGCTCGTGCGCCAGTTGCAGGAGCGTCACCCGGAGCTTCCGGTGAGCGCCCTCGTCGGAGACATCCGGGACCTGGACCGGCTGATGCGCGTGGGCCGCGAGCACGCGCCGCAGTACGTGTTCCACGCGGCGGCGCACAAGCACGTGCCGCTGATGGAGGACGCGCCCGAGGAGGCCATCAAGAACAACGTCTTCGGCACCCTCAACGTCGCGCTCATGGCGGACGCCTGCGGCGTGGAGCGCTTCGTGCTCATCTCCACCGACAAGGCCGTGCACCCCACCTCCGTCATGGGGGCCTCCAAGCGGCTGGCGGAGATGGTCATCCGTGACGTCGCCGCCCGCTCGAGTACCGCCTTCACCGCGGTCCGCTTCGGCAACGTGCTCGGCTCGGCGGGCAGCGTGGTGCCCATCTTCAAGCAGCAGATTTCGCGCGGCGGCCCCGTCACCGTGACGCACCCGGACTGCACCCGTTACTTCATGACGATTCCGGAGGCCGTGGGCCTCGTGGTGCTGGCGGGGCTGGGCGGCTACGGCGAGCTGTGCATCCTCGACATGGGCGCCCCGGTGCGCATCTCCGAGCTGGCGGAGAACACCATCAGCCTCGCGGGGCTGGTGCCCGGCCGCGACATCCCCATCGTCTACACGGGGCTGCGCCCGGGCGAGAAGCTGGAGGAGACGCTCCTCAGCGAGGAGGAGGAGCGCACCCAGCAGGTGCGCAATCACATCAAGGTGGCCCGAGGCAGCGCGCCGCCCAGGGATTTCCAGGCGCGGCTCGCGCAGCTGGAGCGGGCGGCACGCACCGGCGACGTGGAGGCCGTCATCCGCGTGCTGCGCCGCCTCATTCCCACGTACACGCCGGCGCGGCAGGCCTCGCCCAATCACGTGAAGGACGAGGCCCCTCAGCCCTTCGACGCGCGGTAG
- a CDS encoding ABC1 kinase family protein, which produces MSKSRNPPVGRLARLGRVAALSARGSAGLAMRALRKVAGADAAETDRSTISHVVQALGEMKGAAMKLGQALSMDVDALPAELRNIAARLQSSAPPLDAEEIVAIVEDELGAPPEKLFAEFDTEPLAAASLGQVHAARLHDGREVVLKVQYPGIAEAVDADFANIALMVRAAGLTSKLLDGTAYVEELRREIHLETDYVLEAERARAFRELFSAEADLLVPEPIPERSTSRVLCLTRVRGQTLTQFIESNPDAAARWRVSEQLIRAVHGPFYSAARIHADPNPGNFLVTADGKLALLDYGCVKSFREDFVATIRDCLIAELNGQPYDVLAGVRATGFVVDTDEATARGLLADIMAIASRPLRANVYDYALDTTVSDMRALGLRRTKDFLRVRPPAEAVMLGRAVSGCAQNLRALGARGEVRAVYLKMLQRRRPEG; this is translated from the coding sequence ATGTCGAAATCGAGGAACCCGCCGGTCGGCCGGCTCGCCAGGCTCGGACGGGTGGCCGCGCTCTCCGCGCGGGGCTCCGCGGGGCTGGCCATGCGAGCCCTGCGCAAGGTGGCGGGCGCGGACGCGGCGGAGACGGACCGCTCCACCATCAGCCATGTGGTGCAGGCGCTCGGAGAGATGAAGGGCGCGGCGATGAAGCTGGGCCAGGCGCTCTCCATGGACGTGGACGCGCTGCCGGCCGAGCTGCGCAACATCGCCGCCCGCCTGCAGAGCAGCGCGCCGCCGCTCGACGCGGAGGAAATCGTCGCCATCGTCGAGGACGAGCTGGGCGCTCCGCCGGAGAAGCTGTTCGCGGAGTTCGACACCGAGCCCCTGGCCGCCGCGTCGCTGGGGCAGGTGCACGCGGCCCGCCTGCACGACGGGCGCGAGGTGGTGCTCAAGGTCCAGTACCCCGGCATCGCCGAGGCGGTGGACGCGGACTTCGCCAACATCGCGCTGATGGTGCGCGCGGCGGGGCTCACCTCGAAGCTGCTCGACGGCACGGCCTACGTGGAGGAGCTGCGCCGGGAAATCCACCTGGAGACGGACTACGTGCTGGAGGCGGAGCGGGCCCGCGCCTTCCGGGAGCTGTTCTCGGCGGAGGCGGACCTGCTCGTGCCCGAGCCGATTCCGGAGCGCTCGACGTCGCGCGTCCTCTGCCTCACGCGCGTGCGCGGCCAGACGCTGACTCAGTTCATCGAGTCCAACCCGGACGCGGCCGCCCGCTGGCGCGTCAGCGAGCAGCTCATCCGCGCCGTGCATGGCCCGTTCTACTCGGCGGCGCGCATCCACGCGGACCCGAACCCGGGCAACTTCCTCGTCACCGCGGACGGGAAGCTGGCGCTGCTGGACTACGGCTGCGTGAAGTCCTTCCGCGAGGACTTCGTCGCCACCATCCGGGACTGCCTCATCGCCGAGCTGAACGGACAACCGTACGACGTGCTGGCCGGTGTCCGCGCCACGGGCTTCGTGGTGGACACCGACGAGGCCACGGCGCGCGGCCTGCTCGCGGACATCATGGCCATCGCCTCGAGGCCCCTGCGCGCGAACGTGTATGACTACGCGCTGGACACGACGGTGTCGGACATGCGGGCGCTCGGTCTGCGCCGCACGAAGGACTTCCTGCGTGTGCGGCCTCCCGCGGAGGCGGTGATGCTCGGACGCGCGGTGAGCGGCTGCGCGCAGAACCTGCGGGCGCTCGGCGCGCGGGGCGAGGTGCGCGCCGTCTACCTGAAGATGCTCCAGCGCCGAAGGCCGGAGGGGTAG
- a CDS encoding PPC domain-containing protein, producing the protein MALLSRLRPPRAFRWALPSLLALTTCAPTVEIPDDATACAGLQCTAGQCFSNAGQPMCRCGDWERNAEVPCHVAHFEQPDDHGGSPEDATVLRPPVGPVEGRISESRREGQYDLDLFTFTAEARHVYVFHFESAQLRPGGMRLLDASGRVVNTFLDTFVRDGVRSATRVATLDAGVWYLEVSGNGEAGTYTYQLTDLGRDDHGDTFAEATPLQDVHHQPFTVTHSFPQDRDVFTFRATRLHGYRFTCERPRRGPVPESETLTLRLLTASGEQVAEDSGRDGVPVAVGLEAPRDEDFFVEVRAQKDVPLLATSTCVFEDLGVDEHADGPAGATPLAPGIPVRVVLQTDDDRDVFSFTGQAGHVYTLSTEPQGFWGARVLDAQGQSLKNTNTRMLAFQPETTGTFFLELRPLEPAARAFQLTLVDEVR; encoded by the coding sequence ATGGCGCTCCTGTCCCGACTCCGCCCCCCTCGCGCCTTCCGGTGGGCCCTGCCGAGCCTGCTGGCGCTGACCACGTGTGCTCCCACGGTGGAGATTCCCGACGACGCCACGGCATGCGCGGGCCTTCAGTGCACGGCGGGCCAGTGCTTCTCCAACGCGGGCCAGCCCATGTGCCGCTGCGGCGACTGGGAGCGGAACGCCGAGGTGCCGTGTCACGTGGCCCACTTCGAGCAGCCGGATGACCACGGCGGCTCGCCCGAGGACGCCACGGTGCTGCGCCCGCCGGTGGGGCCCGTGGAGGGGCGCATCAGCGAGAGCCGGCGGGAAGGTCAGTACGACCTGGACCTCTTCACCTTCACCGCCGAAGCGCGGCACGTCTACGTCTTCCACTTCGAGAGCGCGCAGCTCAGGCCCGGCGGCATGCGACTGCTGGACGCCTCGGGGAGGGTGGTCAACACCTTCCTCGACACCTTCGTCCGGGACGGCGTGCGGTCCGCCACGCGGGTCGCCACCCTGGATGCGGGCGTCTGGTACCTGGAGGTCTCCGGCAACGGGGAAGCAGGCACGTACACGTACCAACTCACGGACCTGGGCCGGGACGACCATGGTGACACCTTCGCGGAGGCCACCCCGCTCCAGGACGTCCACCACCAGCCCTTCACCGTGACGCACTCATTCCCGCAGGACCGGGACGTCTTCACCTTCCGCGCCACGCGGCTCCATGGCTACCGCTTCACCTGCGAGCGGCCGCGTCGCGGCCCGGTGCCGGAGTCGGAGACGCTGACGCTCCGGCTCCTCACGGCCTCGGGCGAGCAGGTGGCCGAGGACAGCGGAAGGGATGGCGTCCCCGTGGCCGTGGGGCTGGAGGCGCCGAGGGACGAGGACTTCTTCGTGGAGGTGCGCGCCCAGAAGGACGTCCCCTTGCTGGCGACGAGCACCTGCGTGTTCGAGGACCTGGGCGTGGATGAACACGCGGATGGGCCGGCTGGCGCCACGCCCCTGGCCCCTGGCATCCCCGTGCGCGTGGTGCTCCAGACGGACGACGACCGGGATGTGTTCTCCTTCACCGGTCAGGCGGGCCATGTCTACACGCTGAGCACGGAGCCCCAGGGCTTCTGGGGCGCGCGGGTGCTCGACGCGCAGGGGCAGAGCTTGAAGAACACCAACACCCGGATGCTGGCATTCCAGCCCGAGACCACGGGGACGTTCTTCCTCGAGCTGCGGCCGCTGGAGCCAGCGGCCCGCGCCTTCCAGCTCACCCTGGTGGATGAGGTCCGGTAA
- a CDS encoding DNA/RNA non-specific endonuclease has product MHKLSVVVVGLLLGGCGATQADLGGDDVVGQMEQDFGGPSGLMDFFESHSDEEISATLAQYGVGYVVHGNVNAALISDCPKYFPSTDRSKWHSFDGEYYYIDSAGRPNRAYKDLPKIVAAPRVDACQTSVGQWGDAENSSNDYDGGHLIGSQLGGWGGRANLVPQDANFNRGNWAQLENKMALCGGLPAGRLRYTIGASYPNSTALIPNTLTMEIKNQSSGSSVSMSFSNVDYGGSNGTNERTRGVNWLTSQGCN; this is encoded by the coding sequence ATGCACAAGCTGTCAGTCGTGGTGGTGGGCCTGCTGCTCGGCGGTTGCGGAGCGACCCAAGCAGACCTGGGTGGGGACGACGTTGTCGGTCAGATGGAGCAGGACTTCGGTGGCCCGAGCGGCCTCATGGACTTCTTCGAGAGCCATTCGGACGAGGAGATTTCCGCGACGCTGGCGCAGTACGGCGTGGGGTACGTCGTCCACGGGAACGTCAACGCGGCACTCATCAGCGACTGCCCGAAGTACTTCCCGTCGACGGACCGGAGCAAGTGGCACAGCTTCGACGGCGAGTACTACTACATCGACAGCGCGGGCCGTCCGAACCGGGCCTACAAGGACCTGCCCAAGATTGTCGCCGCACCGCGCGTCGACGCCTGTCAGACGAGCGTGGGGCAGTGGGGCGACGCGGAGAACTCCAGCAACGACTATGACGGTGGGCACCTCATCGGCTCGCAGCTCGGGGGCTGGGGAGGCCGGGCGAACCTGGTACCCCAGGATGCCAACTTCAACCGGGGTAACTGGGCGCAGCTCGAGAACAAGATGGCCCTGTGCGGGGGCCTGCCTGCCGGCCGGCTGCGATACACCATCGGCGCGAGCTACCCGAACTCCACCGCGCTCATCCCCAACACCCTGACGATGGAAATCAAGAACCAGTCCTCGGGCAGCTCCGTGTCCATGTCCTTCTCGAATGTGGACTACGGCGGCTCGAACGGCACGAACGAGCGGACTCGTGGCGTGAACTGGCTGACCAGCCAGGGCTGCAACTGA
- a CDS encoding lycopene cyclase — MEGVAALKARVRESGGPELLERLEWLDAERALPPVGAPPVRAPERGTRVDFDVVLAGGGLSLLYAPVLAGLGLKVGVFERGRAGVSHREWNISRPELQPLTESGLFTSQEVDSLIIARYAHGVCRWHGGGEYPVVGALDQAVDAGRLLSEVRTRAEARGVRFHEGHTLRGMGEGPDAVRLHFERAGDVQVDVTARLVLDARGVSSPFATADLMCPTVGGVLTGLREGTAPDEVDPRVGDILVTTEGVEEGRQHIWEGFPGRPGEVTVYLFYYAPSREVRGEHALLRLYGRFFERLGRYKRGEPRLLRPTFGYIPGWSRLVPPPRAPGRRVVLVGDAAARHSPLTYCGFGATMRSFLPGARAIAAALQEDRVPGGPLVHDTPLHAVTGGLAMLMASPSREPALRGELNGLLDAAFASLHEMGNGPYAALIKDQMVGTDFVRFLALVARRRPRVYREVLALARHGPLATARWLEGLSRAVFQLRDAA; from the coding sequence ATGGAGGGCGTCGCGGCGCTGAAGGCGCGGGTGCGCGAGTCCGGCGGGCCCGAGTTGCTGGAGCGGCTGGAGTGGCTCGACGCGGAGCGGGCCCTGCCTCCGGTGGGGGCGCCACCCGTACGCGCGCCGGAGCGGGGCACCCGCGTGGACTTCGACGTGGTGCTCGCGGGCGGCGGACTGTCGCTGCTGTACGCGCCCGTCTTGGCGGGGCTGGGCCTGAAGGTCGGCGTCTTCGAGCGCGGCCGGGCCGGGGTGTCGCATCGCGAGTGGAACATCAGCCGTCCGGAGCTCCAGCCCCTGACGGAGAGCGGCCTCTTCACTTCACAGGAGGTGGATTCGCTCATCATTGCCCGCTACGCGCACGGCGTCTGTCGTTGGCACGGAGGCGGCGAGTACCCCGTGGTGGGCGCGCTGGACCAGGCGGTGGACGCGGGGCGGCTGCTCTCTGAGGTGCGCACGCGTGCCGAGGCCCGGGGCGTCCGCTTCCACGAAGGGCACACGCTGAGGGGAATGGGGGAGGGGCCCGACGCGGTCCGTCTCCACTTCGAGCGTGCCGGGGACGTGCAGGTGGACGTGACGGCGCGGCTGGTGCTCGATGCGCGCGGCGTCTCCAGTCCGTTCGCGACGGCGGACCTGATGTGTCCCACCGTGGGCGGAGTGCTGACGGGGCTGCGCGAAGGCACCGCGCCGGATGAGGTCGACCCGAGGGTGGGCGACATCCTGGTGACGACCGAGGGCGTGGAGGAGGGCCGCCAGCACATCTGGGAGGGCTTCCCCGGGCGTCCGGGCGAGGTGACTGTCTATCTTTTCTATTACGCGCCCTCACGCGAGGTCCGTGGCGAGCACGCGCTCCTGCGGCTCTACGGGCGCTTCTTCGAGCGGCTCGGCCGGTACAAGCGGGGCGAGCCGCGCCTGTTGCGGCCGACGTTCGGGTACATCCCCGGCTGGTCTCGGCTGGTGCCTCCGCCCAGGGCTCCGGGCCGGCGCGTGGTGTTGGTGGGGGACGCGGCGGCGCGGCACTCACCGCTCACGTACTGCGGCTTCGGCGCGACGATGCGCTCGTTCCTCCCCGGAGCGCGCGCCATCGCCGCCGCGCTCCAAGAGGACCGCGTGCCCGGTGGTCCGTTGGTCCACGACACGCCGCTGCACGCGGTGACGGGCGGGCTGGCGATGCTGATGGCGAGCCCCTCTCGCGAGCCGGCGCTGCGGGGCGAGTTGAACGGGTTGCTCGACGCCGCCTTCGCCTCGCTGCACGAGATGGGCAACGGGCCCTATGCGGCGCTCATCAAGGACCAGATGGTGGGGACGGACTTCGTCCGGTTCCTCGCCCTCGTCGCGCGGCGCAGACCCCGGGTGTACCGGGAGGTGCTCGCGCTCGCGCGCCATGGACCGCTGGCCACCGCGCGGTGGCTGGAGGGACTCTCCCGCGCGGTGTTCCAGCTCCGCGACGCGGCTTGA